One Helianthus annuus cultivar XRQ/B chromosome 7, HanXRQr2.0-SUNRISE, whole genome shotgun sequence genomic region harbors:
- the LOC110868946 gene encoding auxin transporter-like protein 2: MVPNKQAESEEAIVPGEMKGSNELEHVEGDEEVDQSMSGFKNFLWHGGSAYDAWFSCASNQVAQVLLTLPYSFSQLGMLSGIILQVFYGLLGSWTAYLISVLYVEYRARKEKENVSFKNHVIQWFEVLDGLLGPHWKAVGLAFNCTFLLFGSVIQLIACASNIYYINDHLDKRTWTYIFGACCATTVFIPSFHNYRIWSFLGLGMTTYTAWYLAVAALIHGQDEGVVHSGPKKLVLYFTGATNILYTFGGHAVTVEIMHAMWKPQKFKYIYLYATLYVFTLTLPSSAAMYWAFGDKLLNHSNAFSLLPKTRFRDAAVILMLIHQFITFGFACTPLYFVWEKVVGMHDTKSICLRALARLPVVIPIWFLAIIFPFFGPINSAVGALLVSFTVYIIPALAHMLTYRKASARQNAAEKPPFFMPSWTAMYIVNIFIVVWVFVVGFGFGGWASMTNFINQVDTFGLFAKCYQCKPPTAAPHNH; encoded by the exons ATGGTTCCTAACAAGCAAGCTGAATCTGAAGAAGCTATAGTTCCTGGAGAAATGAAAGGTTCAAATGAGCTAGAACATGTAGAAGGAGATGAAGAGGTTGACCAGTCAATGTCTGGTTTCAAGAACTTTCTTTGGCATGGTGGTTCTGCTTATGATGCTTGGTTTAGTTGTGCTTCTAACCAG GTGGCTCAAGTGCTCTTGACTTTGCCATACTCTTTCTCTCAATTGGGTATGCTATCAGGAATCATATTACAAGTGTTTTATGGTCTTCTTGGAAGTTGGACTGCTTATCTCATAAGTGTTCTCTATGTGGAGTATAGAGCAAGAAAGGAGAAAGAGAATGTCAGCTTCAAGAACCATGTCATTCAG TGGTTTGAGGTGCTAGATGGGCTTTTAGGCCCACACTGGAAAGCTGTGGGGTTAGCCTTCAACTGCACATTCCTCTTATTTGGCTCTGTCATACAACTCATAGCCTGTGCAAG CAATATATACTATATAAATGATCATTTGGACAAGAGGACATGGACATATATATTTGGAGCGTGTTGCGCTACGACAGTCTTCATACCCTCTTTCCACAACTACAGAATTTGGTCGTTTCTTGGGCTCGGCATGACCACCTACACTGCTTGGTACCTAGCCGTTGCAGCCCTGATCCATGGCCAGGATGAAGGTGTGGTTCATTCGGGTCCTAAAAAGCTGGTTTTGTACTTCACCGGAGCCACAAACATACTCTACACTTTTGGTGGACACGCGGTCACAGT TGAAATAATGCACGCGATGTGGAAGCCACAGAAATTTAAGTACATATATCTATATGCTACGCTATATGTATTCACATTAACACTCCCGTCATCTGCCGCAATGTATTGGGCCTTCGGTGACAAACTTTTAAACCACTCTAACGCGTTCTCACTTCTACCAAAAACTCGTTTTCGTGATGCGGCTGTTATCCTCATGCTAATCCATCAG tTTATAACATTTGGTTTCGCGTGTACGCCACTGTATTTTGTGTGGGAGAAAGTGGTGGGGATGCATGACACAAAGAGCATATGTTTACGCGCATTGGCTAGGTTGCCCGTTGTGATACCGATCTGGTTCCTAGCCATCATCTTCCCGTTTTTTGGTCCGATCAATTCGGCTGTTGGGGCTCTGTTGGTTAGCTTCACCGTTTACATTATCCCGGCTTTAGCCCATATGCTCACTTACCGAAAGGCTTCTGCTCGCCAG AATGCGGCGGAGAAGCCACCGTTCTTTATGCCAAGCTGGACCGCCATGTACATAGTCAACATATTCATTGTGGTTTGGGTTTTTGTCGTCGGGTTTGGGTTTGGAGGGTGGGCCAGCATGACAAACTTCATCAACCAAGTCGACACCTTCGGTTTGTTTGCAAAGTGTTACCAATGCAAGCCGCCAACAGCGGCACCACATAACCATTGA